In Halomarina salina, one DNA window encodes the following:
- a CDS encoding double zinc ribbon domain-containing protein produces MSKITFRADDDLVDRLEACDASKSEVMREALRAHLDEVSAESVRAPEATLEATIDDTLDALVRERVDAMLEQRLDARGAGQTRRPQPPQDINVNVTVEGERAAPRSEDETHAADATGDQNASVGASDTDQGRKQCSGCGTGLDESAVYCSNCGEKATHRVFCDCGDELRSDWAFCPGCGRRTPAADVLERS; encoded by the coding sequence ATGAGCAAGATAACGTTCCGCGCGGACGACGACCTCGTCGACCGCCTCGAGGCGTGTGACGCCTCCAAGAGCGAGGTGATGCGCGAGGCGCTTCGCGCACATCTCGACGAGGTGTCCGCGGAGAGCGTTCGCGCCCCCGAGGCCACTCTGGAGGCGACCATCGACGACACGCTCGACGCGCTCGTTCGCGAGCGCGTCGACGCGATGCTCGAACAGCGACTCGACGCGCGGGGCGCTGGCCAGACACGTCGGCCGCAGCCACCACAGGATATCAACGTAAACGTGACTGTCGAGGGCGAACGCGCCGCTCCCCGGTCGGAAGACGAGACGCACGCGGCAGACGCGACCGGCGACCAGAATGCGTCCGTCGGCGCGTCTGACACGGACCAGGGGCGTAAACAGTGCTCTGGCTGTGGGACGGGGCTCGACGAGTCGGCCGTCTACTGCTCGAACTGCGGCGAGAAGGCCACACACCGGGTGTTCTGCGACTGCGGCGACGAACTCCGCTCGGACTGGGCGTTCTGCCCGGGCTGCGGTCGTCGGACGCCAGCGGCGGACGTGCTAGAGCGCTCGTAA
- a CDS encoding NAD+ synthase, translating into MASLHQQTRDEIRPIDLRYSDEELGAQVDDLTEFIRERVDAAAVDGALVALSGGVDSTTVAHLAVEALGADSVHGLLLPKAVNTDENMSDAERVAQDLGITYDVLEIDDAVDELLETYDAGSDSDSEGRWEGRYVGNTSARVRMTLNYLVANYENKLVVGTGNRAELATGYVTKYGDGGVDCNPLGNLYKQQVRQVAAYLGVDESLVQKTPTGGMVDYDTDEEEFGVDYDTLDAILALHVDGGVPAAATARLTGSSLDEVEYIVEMHEDSEHKRTPPTVPEPRS; encoded by the coding sequence ATGGCGAGTCTCCACCAGCAGACACGAGACGAGATCCGACCCATCGACCTCCGGTACTCCGACGAGGAGCTCGGTGCACAGGTCGACGACCTCACCGAGTTCATCCGGGAGCGAGTCGACGCGGCGGCTGTCGACGGCGCGCTCGTCGCCCTCTCGGGCGGCGTCGACAGCACGACCGTCGCGCATCTGGCGGTCGAGGCGCTCGGAGCCGACTCGGTCCACGGCCTCCTGCTCCCGAAGGCGGTCAACACCGACGAGAACATGAGCGACGCCGAACGGGTCGCACAGGACCTCGGCATCACCTACGACGTGCTCGAGATCGACGACGCAGTCGACGAACTGCTGGAGACGTACGACGCCGGGTCCGACAGCGACTCCGAGGGCCGCTGGGAGGGCCGGTACGTCGGCAACACGAGCGCCCGCGTGCGGATGACGCTCAACTACCTCGTCGCGAACTACGAGAACAAGCTCGTCGTCGGGACGGGCAACCGCGCCGAACTCGCCACCGGCTACGTGACGAAGTACGGCGACGGCGGCGTCGACTGCAACCCGCTGGGCAACCTGTACAAACAGCAGGTCCGACAGGTCGCCGCCTACCTCGGCGTCGACGAGTCGCTCGTCCAGAAGACGCCGACCGGCGGGATGGTCGACTACGACACCGACGAGGAGGAGTTCGGCGTCGACTACGACACGCTCGACGCGATTCTCGCGCTCCACGTCGACGGTGGCGTCCCGGCCGCGGCGACCGCTCGTCTCACCGGCTCCTCGCTCGACGAGGTGGAGTACATCGTCGAGATGCACGAGGACAGCGAACACAAGCGGACGCCGCCGACGGTGCCCGAGCCGCGTTCCTGA
- a CDS encoding universal stress protein, with protein MYDRILVPVDGSDIAYAAADHAFDLATAVDAEVHVIFVVDESIEKMLLSTHSMRTVLESLRERGEEVLDTVEERADTAGVSVTTELGHAVQVHEAIVDYCDEHDVDLVVMGTSGREGFDHLVGSTTERVLMASSIPVLAVSPEGVLDGPAGESDGE; from the coding sequence ATGTACGACCGAATCCTCGTCCCCGTCGACGGAAGCGACATCGCGTACGCGGCCGCCGACCACGCGTTCGACCTGGCGACGGCCGTCGACGCGGAAGTGCACGTCATCTTCGTCGTCGACGAGAGTATCGAGAAGATGCTGCTGTCGACCCACAGCATGCGAACCGTGCTGGAGTCGTTGCGCGAACGCGGAGAGGAGGTGCTCGACACCGTCGAAGAACGCGCCGACACGGCGGGCGTGTCGGTGACGACCGAACTCGGTCACGCGGTGCAGGTCCACGAGGCCATCGTCGACTACTGCGACGAGCACGACGTCGACCTCGTCGTGATGGGCACCAGCGGTCGGGAGGGCTTCGACCACCTCGTCGGGAGCACGACCGAGCGGGTGCTGATGGCCTCCTCGATACCCGTCCTCGCCGTCTCTCCGGAGGGCGTCCTCGACGGGCCCGCCGGCGAATCCGACGGCGAGTGA